The Acidobacteriota bacterium genome has a segment encoding these proteins:
- the mraY gene encoding phospho-N-acetylmuramoyl-pentapeptide-transferase: MLYWLLVPLKSSLSFFNVFRYITVRTALAALTALLLCFLLGPPMIKLLRKFQIKQEIRTDGPPSHSAKKGTPSMGGILIIFSTLVSTLIWGNLSNLYVWTAMGTMFFFGLIGGADDVLKIRRRQSLGLKSGQKISLQIALALGLGIALVVMGNRGLFDLHMAFPFFKTWVPYLGIFYLPWIMFILVGASNAVNLADGLDGLAIGLTLISAGALTALTYIAGHALWSQYLNIPMVPAAAELTVFGGALTAACLGFLWFNCHPAQMFMGDVGALSLGGSLGIVAVLIKQEFLLFAVAGVFILEALSVILQVSYFKLSGGRRIFKMAPLHHHFELSGWPEEKVVVRFWILGLVFALFSLTTLKLR, from the coding sequence GTGCTGTACTGGCTTCTCGTTCCTCTAAAAAGCTCCTTGTCGTTTTTCAACGTCTTCCGGTACATCACCGTCCGGACGGCTCTGGCCGCCCTTACGGCGCTCCTGCTGTGCTTTCTTCTCGGGCCGCCGATGATCAAGCTTCTCAGGAAATTCCAAATCAAACAGGAAATCCGTACGGACGGACCGCCTTCGCATTCCGCCAAAAAGGGCACACCGTCCATGGGCGGAATCCTCATCATTTTCTCCACGCTGGTCTCAACCCTCATCTGGGGAAACCTTTCGAACCTCTATGTCTGGACGGCCATGGGAACGATGTTTTTCTTCGGGCTGATCGGAGGGGCGGACGATGTCCTGAAAATCCGGCGGAGGCAGTCGCTGGGCCTGAAAAGCGGACAGAAAATCAGCCTTCAAATCGCCCTGGCCCTCGGCCTGGGGATCGCTCTTGTTGTTATGGGAAACCGGGGACTGTTCGATCTCCACATGGCCTTTCCTTTTTTCAAAACCTGGGTCCCCTATCTCGGCATTTTCTACCTGCCCTGGATCATGTTCATCCTTGTCGGCGCCTCGAACGCCGTCAATCTGGCGGACGGCCTGGACGGTTTGGCCATCGGCCTGACGCTCATCAGCGCCGGCGCCCTGACCGCGCTGACCTACATCGCCGGTCACGCCCTCTGGTCCCAGTACCTGAACATCCCCATGGTTCCGGCGGCCGCCGAGCTGACCGTCTTCGGCGGCGCGCTGACGGCCGCCTGTCTCGGTTTTCTGTGGTTCAACTGCCATCCGGCGCAAATGTTCATGGGCGACGTCGGCGCGCTCTCTCTCGGCGGATCGCTGGGCATCGTCGCCGTTCTGATCAAGCAGGAATTTCTTCTCTTCGCGGTGGCCGGAGTTTTCATCCTGGAAGCCCTTTCGGTCATCCTGCAGGTGTCCTACTTCAAGTTGTCGGGCGGGCGCCGGATCTTCAAAATGGCGCCGCTCCACCACCACTTCGAGCTCAGCGGCTGGCCGGAGGAAAAGGTCGTCGTCCGCTTCTGGATTCTGGGACTGGTATTCGCCCTGTTCAGTCTGACGACATTGAAATTGAGATGA
- the murF gene encoding UDP-N-acetylmuramoyl-tripeptide--D-alanyl-D-alanine ligase has product MAALRLDTAAEYSGGRILSGRPETVFTGYTIDSRTSGPGDLFFALPGHRDGHDFIPAASERGARGAMVSRPISPPRKGFALLEVPDTIRGLQDLAAAVLNHHPVKIVAVTGSAGKTTTKEFAADLLSPRLGILRSEGNFNNHLGLPLSLLGLDENHEVAVLEMGMSASGEILALTRIAPPDIAVITNVLPVHLQYFDGIEAIARAKKEILDGAKPGATAVLNGDDELVLRMAGGWPGECIHFGLGPGHAVRAFDIRTEDDRGMRFTLEYGGRRSEAFLPFVGEAFLLNALAAAGICLAFRVPADAVVEGLTRLKPHDRRGVFLELENGIRVYDDSYNSNPEALASVLRSLGRLPARRKVAVLGDMLELGPSEIDFHRRAGETVFREGWDLLITAGPLAAHMADGAEAAGMPGDAVYVFPDARQAAQAAGNYLEPGDLVLVKGSRGMAMDRIVDALKKDRKE; this is encoded by the coding sequence ATGGCCGCGCTTCGACTCGACACCGCCGCCGAGTACTCGGGGGGCCGGATCCTTTCCGGACGCCCGGAGACCGTCTTCACGGGATATACAATCGATTCCCGGACGTCCGGGCCGGGCGATCTCTTTTTCGCCCTCCCGGGGCATCGCGACGGCCACGATTTCATTCCGGCCGCCTCGGAACGGGGCGCCCGCGGCGCGATGGTATCCCGGCCGATCTCCCCGCCCCGCAAGGGGTTCGCCCTTCTCGAAGTTCCCGACACGATCCGGGGTCTTCAGGACCTCGCGGCGGCCGTTCTCAACCATCACCCGGTCAAGATCGTCGCCGTCACCGGAAGCGCGGGAAAAACGACAACCAAGGAGTTCGCCGCCGACCTCCTGTCTCCACGCCTGGGCATCCTCAGGTCCGAAGGGAATTTCAACAACCATCTGGGCCTTCCCCTCTCGCTCCTCGGGCTGGATGAAAACCACGAGGTCGCCGTTCTGGAAATGGGCATGAGCGCCTCAGGAGAAATTCTGGCACTGACGCGGATCGCGCCACCCGACATCGCCGTCATCACCAACGTCCTCCCCGTTCATCTCCAATATTTCGACGGCATCGAAGCCATCGCCCGGGCCAAGAAGGAAATTCTCGACGGGGCCAAGCCCGGAGCGACCGCCGTTTTGAACGGCGACGATGAGCTCGTTCTGAGAATGGCGGGCGGATGGCCGGGGGAATGCATTCATTTCGGACTCGGGCCGGGCCACGCCGTCCGGGCTTTCGATATCCGAACCGAAGATGATCGGGGAATGCGTTTCACTCTGGAATATGGCGGCCGCCGGTCCGAAGCTTTTCTTCCCTTCGTCGGCGAGGCTTTCCTCCTCAATGCCCTGGCCGCGGCCGGCATCTGTCTGGCGTTCCGGGTTCCGGCCGATGCCGTCGTTGAAGGCCTGACCCGCCTTAAACCTCACGACCGGCGGGGCGTTTTTCTGGAACTCGAAAACGGCATCCGGGTCTATGACGATTCCTACAACTCCAATCCCGAAGCGTTGGCATCCGTACTTCGCAGTCTCGGCCGTCTCCCCGCCCGGAGAAAAGTGGCCGTTCTCGGAGACATGCTGGAACTGGGGCCCTCCGAGATCGATTTTCACCGCCGGGCCGGAGAAACCGTTTTCCGGGAAGGCTGGGATTTGCTCATCACGGCCGGTCCCCTTGCCGCTCATATGGCCGACGGGGCCGAGGCGGCCGGCATGCCGGGTGACGCCGTCTACGTTTTTCCGGATGCCCGGCAAGCGGCCCAGGCCGCCGGAAACTATCTGGAACCCGGGGATCTCGTCCTCGTCAAAGGGTCCCGGGGTATGGCCATGGACCGAATCGTCGACGCCCTGAAAAAAGACCGAAAGGAGTGA
- a CDS encoding UDP-N-acetylmuramoyl-L-alanyl-D-glutamate--2,6-diaminopimelate ligase, whose translation MILKEILKDIPVVSFSGDDGLEILDIVHSSKSVVPGSLFVALKGEKTDGMDFVRDAENGGAAAVLADRARPADVRLAWIQVPNARRAMGEISAVFFGRPSDALTVIGITGTKGKTTTAYLLESIFKTAGFVPGVIGTIEYRGPGIRIEAARTTPEAPDLQRMMADMQRNGATHVIMEVSSHALEQDRVHGTHFDVALFTNLSGEHMDYHGSMENYFESKKKLFFLNHKRKASVVNIDDPWGRKLFAELPMRAFGYGLGHEAVVRAENFQHTPKGLEVKLVFPGGRKVLSSSLVGRHNVQNILAAAGAALALEIPSEAVAAGIAALPGVPGRFEAVPNSRGLHIVVDYAHTDSALRHALETARDFRPKRLIAVFGAGGNRDKSKRPRMGAVAAALADLSIITSDNPRREDPAAIIADIEAGFKEEAGSGYEIVVDRKEAIRRALSLARPDDFVIVAGKGHENTQTIGDRVLPFSDVDVIAEILAEETS comes from the coding sequence ATGATCCTGAAAGAGATCCTGAAAGACATTCCCGTCGTATCCTTCTCCGGAGACGACGGCCTGGAAATCCTGGACATCGTCCATTCCTCGAAATCCGTCGTTCCAGGCAGCCTGTTCGTCGCGTTGAAAGGCGAAAAGACGGACGGGATGGATTTCGTCCGGGACGCGGAAAATGGCGGAGCGGCGGCGGTTCTTGCGGACCGGGCGCGGCCCGCGGATGTCCGCCTGGCCTGGATTCAGGTCCCCAACGCCCGCCGGGCGATGGGCGAGATCTCCGCAGTCTTTTTCGGGCGGCCCTCCGACGCCCTCACGGTCATCGGCATCACGGGAACGAAGGGAAAAACGACCACCGCCTATCTTTTGGAATCCATTTTCAAAACCGCGGGTTTCGTTCCGGGCGTCATCGGGACGATCGAATACCGCGGTCCCGGAATCCGGATCGAGGCGGCCCGGACGACCCCTGAGGCCCCCGACCTCCAGAGAATGATGGCGGACATGCAACGCAACGGCGCCACGCATGTCATCATGGAGGTGTCGTCCCACGCTTTGGAACAGGATCGGGTCCACGGCACCCACTTCGATGTCGCCCTGTTCACGAACCTCAGCGGCGAACATATGGATTATCACGGTTCCATGGAAAATTACTTCGAATCCAAAAAGAAGTTGTTTTTCCTCAACCACAAGCGCAAGGCCTCCGTCGTCAACATCGATGATCCTTGGGGCAGGAAGCTTTTCGCCGAGCTTCCCATGCGGGCCTTCGGCTACGGCCTCGGTCACGAAGCCGTCGTCCGAGCCGAAAACTTCCAGCACACGCCCAAGGGTCTGGAAGTCAAACTCGTGTTCCCCGGCGGGCGTAAGGTCCTGTCCTCGTCGCTGGTCGGCCGGCACAACGTCCAGAACATCCTGGCGGCCGCCGGGGCGGCGCTGGCTTTGGAGATTCCGAGTGAAGCCGTCGCCGCGGGGATCGCGGCTCTGCCCGGAGTTCCGGGACGGTTCGAAGCCGTGCCCAACTCCCGCGGATTGCACATCGTGGTCGACTACGCCCACACCGACAGCGCCCTGCGCCATGCCCTGGAAACAGCCCGCGATTTCCGCCCGAAACGGCTCATCGCGGTATTCGGCGCCGGAGGAAATCGGGACAAAAGCAAGCGACCCCGGATGGGCGCCGTGGCCGCGGCCCTGGCCGACCTGTCGATCATCACATCGGATAACCCCCGCCGGGAAGACCCGGCGGCCATCATCGCCGACATCGAAGCCGGTTTCAAAGAAGAAGCCGGATCCGGATATGAAATCGTTGTCGACAGAAAAGAGGCCATTCGGCGAGCGCTGTCTCTCGCCCGTCCGGACGATTTTGTCATTGTGGCCGGGAAAGGCCACGAAAACACCCAAACCATTGGAGATCGGGTTCTGCCGTTCAGCGACGTCGACGTCATCGCAGAAATTCTCGCGGAGGAGACGTCCTGA
- a CDS encoding penicillin-binding protein 2 — translation MRTYYGSLVRKRAKVTVALFALWFIVILIRLVQLQVLEHPRLKSEVLDQNRNRITLQPQRGRILDRNGTVLAVSLPVQSVFYSPHGSVAPAEMRGTLDRLGEVLNLSEREKAALLQRVADGHPFSWIKRKIDDDTAARVSALALKGVYLQEERERFYPQGHLAAHVLGGVDIDGNGQAGIEYQYNDILRGETGERLILRDAKRRGYHIETIRQALPGRDITLTLDAAIQYYAETELGKAVFEHGAEWGTVILSDPYTGDILAMANTPTYDPNRFPPQGGAGINRAVRYLFEPGSTFKIVSAAAALEDHVLEPHELFDCRSGSISIGGTTIRDHKTFGVLSFPEVLIHSSNVGTALFGRRVGENRLYQTIRDFGFGEKTRSGLPAEEAGICRTPDKWHISSLSYLSIGYEISVTALQVLQAMNVFATGGYLVRPRVVRTFGDPDLDAGLVPPPVKVISAETASTLTDIWIRAVAEGTGRPARLSGFSVAGKTGTAQIFDPEKRTYRSSRHRASFVGFVPAEDPIFSMVVVISEPKGDLRYGGQVAAPVFRDIAVRVLRHLRIAPHPDPHPGLISVSLQSENIP, via the coding sequence ATGAGAACCTATTACGGCAGCCTTGTCAGGAAACGGGCCAAAGTCACCGTTGCGCTGTTCGCCTTGTGGTTCATCGTAATTCTGATCCGGCTTGTTCAGCTCCAGGTTCTCGAACATCCCCGCCTCAAATCCGAAGTTCTCGATCAGAACAGAAACAGAATCACTCTCCAACCCCAACGGGGACGCATTCTCGACCGGAACGGGACGGTCCTCGCCGTCAGCCTTCCGGTTCAGTCCGTCTTCTACAGTCCCCACGGCTCCGTCGCTCCCGCGGAGATGAGGGGAACTCTCGATCGCCTGGGAGAAGTCCTGAACCTGTCCGAGAGGGAAAAAGCCGCCCTCCTCCAAAGAGTCGCGGACGGCCATCCCTTCTCCTGGATCAAGAGAAAGATCGATGATGACACGGCGGCCCGGGTTTCGGCCCTTGCGCTGAAAGGTGTCTATCTCCAGGAGGAGCGGGAGCGCTTCTATCCCCAGGGACATCTGGCGGCTCATGTCCTTGGGGGCGTGGATATCGACGGAAACGGCCAGGCCGGTATCGAATATCAGTACAACGACATCCTTCGCGGCGAGACAGGAGAACGCCTGATCCTCCGGGACGCCAAGCGCCGGGGTTACCATATTGAGACCATCCGTCAGGCCCTTCCGGGCCGCGACATTACGCTGACGCTCGATGCCGCCATCCAATACTACGCGGAAACCGAGCTCGGAAAAGCCGTTTTCGAACACGGTGCGGAATGGGGGACGGTCATTCTTTCGGATCCCTATACAGGCGACATCCTGGCCATGGCCAACACGCCAACCTACGACCCCAACCGATTCCCCCCTCAAGGCGGCGCCGGTATCAACCGGGCCGTCAGATATCTCTTCGAACCGGGTTCGACATTCAAGATCGTGTCCGCCGCCGCGGCGCTGGAGGATCATGTCCTTGAGCCGCACGAGCTTTTCGATTGCCGGTCCGGATCGATCAGCATCGGCGGAACGACCATTCGCGATCACAAGACGTTCGGAGTTTTGAGCTTTCCGGAAGTCTTGATTCATTCCTCAAACGTTGGGACGGCCCTGTTCGGCCGCCGGGTCGGGGAGAACCGCCTGTATCAGACCATTCGGGATTTCGGTTTCGGCGAAAAGACCCGGAGCGGTCTGCCGGCCGAGGAGGCCGGGATCTGCCGCACTCCGGACAAATGGCATATCTCCTCGCTGTCCTATCTCTCCATCGGATATGAGATCTCCGTCACTGCCCTGCAGGTTCTTCAGGCCATGAACGTTTTCGCAACCGGGGGCTATCTCGTCCGTCCGCGGGTTGTCAGGACTTTCGGAGATCCGGATCTTGACGCCGGCCTCGTTCCCCCGCCTGTCAAGGTCATTTCCGCGGAAACCGCTTCCACTTTGACGGACATTTGGATCAGAGCAGTGGCCGAAGGGACGGGACGCCCGGCCCGGCTGTCCGGCTTCTCGGTCGCCGGGAAAACCGGAACGGCCCAGATCTTCGATCCGGAAAAGCGGACCTATCGATCGTCCCGGCACCGGGCCTCCTTTGTCGGATTTGTGCCCGCCGAAGACCCGATTTTTTCCATGGTCGTCGTCATCTCCGAACCCAAGGGAGATCTCCGCTATGGCGGTCAGGTGGCTGCACCCGTTTTCCGGGATATCGCCGTCCGCGTCCTCCGCCATCTCCGCATTGCGCCACACCCCGACCCCCATCCCGGACTGATCTCCGTTTCCCTGCAAAGCGAGAACATCCCATGA
- a CDS encoding septum formation initiator family protein, with amino-acid sequence MVRQSMNWSNLALTTGAILVVLGLLTFYIWHQTESIRMGYQIGDIEARNAALREEIRKLETRKEQLLSLETIDRIAREKLGLSDPRREQVVYEIPPQGMKVEIP; translated from the coding sequence GTGGTCCGCCAATCGATGAATTGGAGCAACCTCGCCCTCACCACCGGAGCGATCCTGGTCGTCCTCGGCCTGTTGACGTTTTATATCTGGCATCAAACCGAATCCATCCGCATGGGATATCAAATCGGCGATATCGAAGCCCGAAACGCCGCCCTCCGGGAAGAGATCCGAAAACTCGAAACCCGCAAAGAGCAGCTTCTTTCGCTCGAAACCATCGATCGGATCGCCCGGGAAAAACTCGGCCTGTCCGACCCGCGCCGGGAACAGGTTGTCTACGAGATTCCACCGCAAGGGATGAAAGTCGAAATCCCATGA
- the rsmH gene encoding 16S rRNA (cytosine(1402)-N(4))-methyltransferase RsmH: MTTHGHIPVLLDEVLDILDAAQPGLYIDGTLGAAGHAFEILKKNPGASLIGLDRDETSLRAASERLESFADRIVLYNADFRQLPDLDIDFASVKGYLFDLGISSRQLDDPVRGFSHSLEGPLDMRMDAREKTTAFKILDTSSESRLAEIFRNYGELNQARKLAREIAGRRKFRKFETTTQLRLLVEEVCRWHPQKGRIHPAAKVFQALRIEVNRELEGLSEFLDELFDLMAPGARIAVISFHSLEDRIAKRAFLGASSGENAPPRLKILTRKPVTPSKEEVSRNPRSRSAKMRAAERI; encoded by the coding sequence ATGACCACCCATGGGCATATCCCCGTTCTTCTCGATGAAGTCCTGGACATCCTTGATGCCGCCCAGCCCGGATTGTATATCGACGGAACCCTGGGCGCGGCCGGCCACGCCTTCGAAATCCTGAAGAAAAACCCCGGCGCTTCGCTCATCGGCCTGGACCGGGATGAAACATCCCTCCGCGCCGCCTCCGAGCGTCTCGAATCCTTTGCCGACAGAATCGTCCTCTACAACGCCGACTTCCGCCAGCTTCCCGATCTGGATATCGATTTTGCCTCCGTCAAGGGGTATCTCTTCGATCTGGGAATCTCCTCCCGGCAGCTCGACGATCCGGTCCGGGGATTCAGCCACTCCCTGGAAGGGCCCCTCGACATGCGCATGGACGCCCGGGAGAAAACCACGGCTTTCAAAATTCTGGACACATCCAGCGAATCCCGTCTGGCCGAGATCTTCCGGAATTATGGAGAGCTCAACCAGGCCAGAAAACTGGCCCGGGAAATCGCCGGGCGGCGTAAATTCCGGAAATTCGAAACGACGACCCAACTCCGCCTTCTCGTCGAGGAGGTCTGCCGGTGGCATCCGCAAAAAGGCCGGATCCATCCCGCCGCAAAGGTCTTTCAGGCTCTTCGAATCGAAGTCAACCGGGAACTCGAAGGCCTTTCGGAATTTTTGGACGAACTCTTCGATCTCATGGCCCCGGGCGCCCGAATCGCCGTGATCTCTTTTCACTCCCTCGAAGACCGCATCGCCAAACGGGCTTTCCTGGGTGCATCCTCCGGGGAAAATGCGCCGCCGCGCCTGAAAATTCTCACCCGCAAACCGGTGACCCCCTCCAAGGAGGAGGTCTCCCGCAATCCCCGATCCCGATCGGCGAAAATGCGGGCGGCCGAAAGGATCTGA
- a CDS encoding DUF2007 domain-containing protein, which yields MCDNTDNKNQKPAPDSGIELREVRKVWGPSEADIIKAFLESHGISSLQRGRVVQSVHPFTADGLGEIRVFVGDKDYDRAMELLNELPNLEEDPD from the coding sequence ATGTGCGACAACACGGACAATAAAAACCAAAAACCCGCCCCCGACTCCGGAATCGAGCTCAGGGAAGTCCGCAAGGTCTGGGGCCCGTCGGAAGCGGACATAATCAAGGCCTTTCTCGAAAGCCACGGCATCTCCAGCCTGCAGCGCGGACGCGTGGTTCAGTCCGTCCATCCCTTCACCGCTGACGGTTTGGGAGAAATCCGGGTCTTTGTCGGCGATAAGGACTATGATCGGGCCATGGAGCTTCTCAACGAACTTCCCAATTTGGAAGAAGACCCCGACTAG
- a CDS encoding NUDIX hydrolase: MQKPRNPFPTVDIIIEVMRNGRKTGIVLIKRKNPPYGWALPGGFVDTGESLEAAAAREALEETSLAVDLVRQFHTYSDPRRDPRFHTISTVYIARAEGRPVARDDAREAGVFTKTGLPPRLAFDHGRILDEYFAGKGRRPCATTRTIKTKNPPPTPESSSGKSARSGARRKRT, translated from the coding sequence ATGCAAAAGCCCCGCAACCCGTTCCCGACCGTCGACATCATCATCGAGGTCATGCGCAACGGCCGTAAAACCGGGATCGTGCTTATCAAAAGGAAGAACCCGCCTTACGGCTGGGCTCTTCCCGGGGGATTCGTCGATACCGGCGAATCCCTGGAGGCGGCGGCGGCCCGCGAAGCCCTCGAGGAGACTTCGCTGGCCGTCGACCTCGTCCGTCAGTTTCACACCTACTCGGATCCGAGGCGCGACCCCCGGTTTCACACGATCTCCACGGTTTATATCGCCCGGGCCGAAGGCCGTCCCGTCGCCCGCGACGACGCCCGGGAAGCGGGGGTTTTCACGAAAACCGGCCTGCCTCCCCGCCTGGCCTTCGACCACGGCCGCATCCTCGACGAATATTTCGCCGGGAAAGGACGACGACCATGTGCGACAACACGGACAATAAAAACCAAAAACCCGCCCCCGACTCCGGAATCGAGCTCAGGGAAGTCCGCAAGGTCTGGGGCCCGTCGGAAGCGGACATAA
- a CDS encoding UPF0175 family protein — MKRTNILLTESQHKAVKAYARREGKTLGHMVREALDLAYKKKDPLEQRRDTAVAAFREGLISLGKTAEVLGLDPVTARIYLRDAGVPLNSPQSRETAGDAEHA; from the coding sequence ATGAAAAGGACAAATATTTTGCTCACGGAAAGTCAGCATAAGGCCGTCAAGGCCTATGCCAGGAGGGAAGGCAAAACTCTCGGCCACATGGTCCGAGAGGCCCTGGATCTGGCCTACAAAAAAAAAGATCCCCTCGAACAGAGGAGAGATACCGCCGTCGCCGCATTCCGGGAGGGATTAATCAGCCTTGGGAAAACCGCGGAAGTGCTGGGCCTCGATCCGGTGACTGCCAGGATTTACTTGAGAGATGCCGGAGTCCCGCTCAACAGTCCGCAAAGTCGTGAAACCGCCGGCGACGCGGAACATGCCTGA
- a CDS encoding ABC transporter permease: MMTTLVKKEILANILSFRFVVSTLLLLIVIPATTFILTNDYLRRVDDASLRRAEIETYMRNYAHFNRIGGILQPEEAPIPFHALIRGLSADANLGEFDNDPLPVMFPLIDLVFIVTIVMSLTALIFAYDAVSGEKEDGTLKLMLANALARPGIILAKIAGGGLTLLMPFLLSLVVSLLVILIRPGIAWKGQDWGALAMVTLGAVFYVMLFYSLGVFISTRHQSSSSSIMTSLLVWVLLVLVIPNLSPYAASFLAPTPSRIQVEREAARLGDTERDKLGRKLQAERLSGLVARYPILAERLSENEKKRLMEQDPAAREAFAAATKASQEAWDEANRIQSEKMAAVRREADLKEEAQTRLARTISLASPLAVFTFTATDLTSTGLRNQAHFSRLSRLWGEDFGNYVRKRVAELQAKDPTADWWNTAVDMSDRPRFEYREEALSGRVSAALPGLGLLFGYGLIFFALAYVSFLRYDPR; this comes from the coding sequence ATGATGACAACGCTCGTCAAGAAAGAGATTCTGGCCAACATCCTGTCGTTTCGTTTTGTCGTATCGACGCTCCTTCTTCTGATCGTCATTCCGGCTACGACATTCATCCTGACCAACGATTATCTCAGGCGGGTCGACGACGCATCCCTGCGCCGGGCCGAGATCGAAACCTACATGCGGAACTACGCCCATTTCAACCGGATCGGCGGCATCCTGCAGCCCGAGGAGGCGCCCATCCCCTTTCACGCTCTCATCCGCGGACTGTCGGCGGATGCGAACCTCGGGGAGTTCGACAACGATCCTCTTCCGGTCATGTTCCCTCTCATCGACCTTGTCTTCATCGTCACCATCGTCATGAGCCTGACGGCCCTGATCTTCGCCTACGACGCCGTCAGCGGCGAGAAGGAGGACGGCACGTTGAAGCTCATGCTGGCCAACGCCTTGGCCCGGCCCGGAATCATCCTGGCCAAGATCGCTGGAGGCGGGCTGACTCTCCTCATGCCCTTCCTCTTGTCCCTTGTCGTCAGCCTCCTTGTCATTCTGATCCGCCCGGGCATCGCCTGGAAAGGGCAAGACTGGGGTGCATTGGCCATGGTCACTCTGGGGGCGGTTTTCTATGTGATGTTATTCTACAGCCTCGGCGTCTTCATCTCGACGCGCCATCAATCGAGTTCATCCTCGATCATGACTTCGCTTCTCGTTTGGGTCCTGCTTGTTCTCGTCATTCCCAATCTGAGTCCTTATGCGGCATCATTCCTGGCCCCGACGCCGTCCCGGATCCAAGTCGAGAGGGAAGCCGCGCGGCTGGGCGACACGGAGCGTGACAAGCTCGGGCGGAAGCTCCAGGCCGAACGTTTAAGCGGGCTTGTCGCCCGGTATCCGATTCTGGCTGAGCGCTTGTCGGAAAATGAAAAGAAGCGTCTCATGGAACAGGATCCGGCGGCGAGGGAGGCTTTCGCGGCGGCGACCAAGGCAAGCCAGGAAGCCTGGGACGAGGCCAACCGGATCCAAAGCGAGAAGATGGCCGCCGTCAGGAGAGAGGCGGACCTCAAGGAGGAGGCCCAAACCCGGCTGGCCCGAACGATTTCCTTGGCTTCTCCTCTCGCGGTCTTCACTTTTACGGCCACAGATCTGACCTCGACGGGCCTGCGGAACCAGGCTCATTTCAGCAGGCTGAGCCGTCTCTGGGGGGAGGATTTCGGCAACTATGTAAGGAAAAGGGTGGCTGAACTCCAGGCCAAGGACCCGACCGCGGACTGGTGGAACACGGCCGTGGACATGAGCGACCGGCCCCGATTCGAATACCGCGAGGAGGCGCTCAGCGGGCGGGTGAGCGCGGCGCTGCCCGGTCTGGGACTGCTCTTCGGATATGGGCTCATCTTTTTCGCTCTCGCCTACGTTTCGTTTCTCCGCTACGACCCCCGTTGA